One Longimicrobiaceae bacterium genomic window carries:
- a CDS encoding pyridoxal-phosphate dependent enzyme — MSPPDHEAVLEAARRLHGVAHRTPVMRSRTLDRIAGAEVFVKCENLQRAGAFKFRGAYNAISRLDPDTRARGVLAFSSGNHAQAVALASRILGVPATVIMPADAPQAKVSATRGYGAEVIPYDPRETVREELAERVRAERGIALIPPYDH; from the coding sequence GTGTCGCCACCGGACCACGAGGCAGTGCTCGAGGCCGCGCGGCGGCTCCATGGGGTCGCTCATCGCACTCCGGTGATGCGCTCGCGCACGCTGGACCGGATCGCGGGAGCGGAGGTCTTCGTCAAATGTGAGAACCTCCAGCGTGCTGGCGCCTTCAAGTTTCGGGGCGCCTACAACGCGATTTCGCGCCTGGACCCCGACACGCGCGCGCGAGGCGTGCTGGCCTTCTCCTCGGGGAACCACGCGCAGGCGGTCGCGCTGGCGAGCCGGATCCTGGGCGTTCCGGCAACGGTGATCATGCCGGCCGACGCGCCGCAGGCCAAGGTGAGCGCAACGCGCGGGTACGGTGCCGAGGTGATCCCGTACGATCCGCGCGAGACGGTGCGCGAGGAGCTGGCGGAGCGAGTGCGGGCAGAGCGGGGGATTGCGTTGATTCCCCCGTACGATCACC